Part of the Dermatophilus congolensis genome is shown below.
GGGTGGGGTATTCCGGTGACGTGAATGGTTGTTCCGGGGGGTAGGTGTGGGGCGAGGGCCTTTTCGACGTGGGTGGGGAGGACTTTGAGGCCGCCGGTGTTGATGATGTCGTCGGTGCGGCCTTCGAGGGTGAGGGTGCCGTCGGGGTTGATGTGTCCGATGTCGTCGGTGAGGTATGTGCGGGTGCCGTTGGGGTGGTGTGTGAAGGGTGTGTTTGTGTTGAGGGTGAGGGTGGTGGGGTTGTCGGTGGGGTTGAGGTATCCGTGGGCGATGTGGGTGCCTGTGAGTTGGATGCGTGTGGGGGTGGTGGTGTTGTTTGTGAAGGTGATGGTGGTGTCGCCGATGGGGTGGCCGTTGTAGACGCAGCCGCCGCAGGTTTCGCTCATGCCGTATGTGGTGATGAGGTTGATGTTGTGGTCTTTGGCGCGGTTGATGAGTTCGGTGGGGGTTGCTGCGCCGCCGACGAGGATGGCGTCGAGTTGGCGCAGTGTGGTGATGCCTTCGGTGGTGTTTAGTAGTCGGGCGAGTTGGGTGGGGACGAGTGAGGTGTAGTGGGGGGTGTTGGGGGTGGTGGTTTGGGCTTGGTGGAGGGCGGTGGCCAGGTGTGTGGCAGTGAAGCTGGTGGTGCGGTGGATGGGGATGGGGTCATGGCCTGCTGCGAGGGATCGCAGGATTACTTGCAGTCCTGCGATGTGGTGGGGTGGGAGGGTGAGGATCCATTGGCCGGGGCCACCGAGGGCGTGTTCGGTGGCGGTGATGGAGGCATGGAGTGCTGTGGCGGTGCAGGTGGCGAGTTTGGGGGTTCCTGTTGATCCGGAGGTGGAGATGGCGAGGGTGGCTTGGGGTGGGAGGTTGGTTGCGGTGGTTGCTGTGGTGGGGGGTGTGTGGTCGGAGGCGGTGGGGATGAGGAGGGGGGTGTTTCCGTCGAGGGCGTGTCGGAGGGTGGTGTAGGCGGGGGTGAGGTCGCCGTGGGTGGGAATGGTGAGGGGAGTTATGGGGGTGGTGGTTGTGGGTTCCGGCACGGGGTCACCCTACTCATGTGCGGGTGGATGGGTGCGGGGTTGGGGGGTGGTGGTTGTGTTGTTTTTTCGGGTGGGGGTGGTGTTGTTGAGGGTGGTGCGTAGGTGTTCGCATGCTTTGGCGAGGGGTTTGGGGAGGGTGAAGAGGAAGGCGAGGGTGGGGATGCGGCGGAGGATTTTTTCTAGGAGGACGCATCCGGCGATGACGATGGTGGTGGCGAGGATGGGGTAGAGGAAAACGGCGCAGGGGATGCTGCGGATGGTGCTGCCGAGTCCGGTGCTTAGGCCGAGGGTGATGAGGTTGAGGATGGTGGCTAGGGGGATGTGGAGGGTGTAGATGCCGAGGGTGTGGTGGCCGAGGTAGGTCAGGGGGGTTGCTAGGTGGGGGATGCGGACGAGGCATCCGACGAAGCCGACTGCGGTCAGGCCGAGGGTGATGTAGAGGAGAGCGATGAGGGTGGCGTAGCCGGGGCCGGGTGGGGCGAGGCTGAGGAGTCGGGTCATGCCGATGGGTTGGTAGATGGCCCAGGAGGTGATGGCGGTGAGGATGGTGAGGGGTGGGCTGCTTGCCATGCGGGTGAGGATGGCGCGGCCGTGTACGCCTAGGCCGAAGAAGATGGCGTAGGTGAAGGCGCGGGTCCAGAGTGCGCTTTCGAGTGACCAGGCCTGGACGGCGATGAGGTGGAGGATGAAGAGTGTGGTGAGGGTGATCCAGGGGGGTACGCGTCGTAGTGCGGTGAAGAGGAGGATGTAGGTGGATAGGGCGAAGAGGTACCAGAGGTAGGTGTTGGGGAGCCAGAGTTGGATGAGCCACTGGTCGAGGGAAGCGACTTTGTGGGGGGTGGGGAAGTCTGGTGGCATGCAGAGGATGAAGATGCCGTAGGTGATGAGCCAGATGGTGTAGAGCCAGTAGTTGGTGGCGGCGCCGAGGATGGCTTTGCCGCGGCGGAATCCTCGGTGGATTTTTCCGGATGCGAGTACGCCGGAGAGGGCGAATAGCAGGGGCATGCGGATGATGGAGAGGATTTGGTTGATGCGTGCCCATCGTCCGGTTTCGAGTCCGCCGACCCAGGCCATGAGGTAGTAGTGGCCGATGGTGACGTGGAAGAGGACGACGAGGATGACTGCGACGGCGCGTGAGGCGTCGATCCAGCGGAGTCGTGGTGGTGTTGTGGGGGTGGGGGAGGGGTGTGGAGACGGTGAGGTGGCGTGACTGCTCACGTCGGTTGGGGTTCCCTCTCGGTGTGTTGGTGCGGGTGCGTTGGGGGCGGGGTTCATCCTAGGCAGGCCGCGTCGGTGGGGCTGCTGTGGGGTTTTGTTAGGGGAGTTGGTGTTGACGCTACGGATGTGGGGTGCGGTGCGGCAAATGTGCTGGTGAAGTGATGTGCGACTGAAGGGGTAGATGGTGTGCGACTTTGGGGGTAGTTATGTGGGGGTGAGTTTGGGGCCGGGGGTGGATTACCGAGGGGTGGACGAGTGGTGACACTGATTTTTATGAAGATGAAACAAATGTGTGTAGGTATGGCAGCGCTGTTTGTAAGCGCTAGTGGTTTTTGTGTGTATGCAAATGCGAAACCTGAAGATGTGAGGGTGTGCGGGATTACTACTCCAAAGAGGTTGAATACCGGTTGGATTCTTCAGATCCTCTGGGGAAGGTTTTCCCCTTGAAGAGGGACGGTCTGAATGGTCCCATGATTGTTTCTGAAGAGGTGTCCGATTCGACATGGAGTAAGAAAATGATCGCTGGTGCAGGTCCGATGGTTTCGGCTACTGCTCCTGCTTCGGGAACTTTGCATTGCAAGATTATTGATCATGAGGGGAAAGTGATTGCTCAGCAGGAGGGAGTAAACGGGCAAGAGGTGAAGTGTCAGGTGCATCGAATAAAGGATTCATCACAGTAGTGATGAAGAATTCTTGGGCACTGTGAGAACTTCTATCTTGCGAAAGTTCAGATAAAGGAAGGTTAGAAGTACCAGGGGAAGGGGCTCCAGTCGGGGTTGCGTTTTTCAAGGAATTGGTCGCGGCCTTCGATGGCTTCGTCGGTCATATAGGCCAGTCTGGTGGCTTCTCCGGCGAATACTTGTTGGCCCATGAGCCCGTCGTCGGTGAGATTGAATGCGAATTTGAGCATGCGTTGGGCTTGGGGTGATTTGCTCAAGATTTCGGTGGCGACGCGGATGGCTTCGTGTTCGAGGTCGTCGTGGTCGGTGACGATGTTGACGGCGCCCATGCGGTGCATGTCTTCGGCGGTGTATTCGCGGCCGAGGAAGAAGATTTCGCGGGCGAATTTTTGGCCCACCATTTTGGCGAGGTAGGCGGAGCCGTAACCGGCGTCGAAGGAGCCTACGTCGGCG
Proteins encoded:
- a CDS encoding AMP-binding protein, producing MPEPTTTTPITPLTIPTHGDLTPAYTTLRHALDGNTPLLIPTASDHTPPTTATTATNLPPQATLAISTSGSTGTPKLATCTATALHASITATEHALGGPGQWILTLPPHHIAGLQVILRSLAAGHDPIPIHRTTSFTATHLATALHQAQTTTPNTPHYTSLVPTQLARLLNTTEGITTLRQLDAILVGGAATPTELINRAKDHNINLITTYGMSETCGGCVYNGHPIGDTTITFTNNTTTPTRIQLTGTHIAHGYLNPTDNPTTLTLNTNTPFTHHPNGTRTYLTDDIGHINPDGTLTLEGRTDDIINTGGLKVLPTHVEKALAPHLPPGTTIHVTGIPHPEWGTTVAAAFAPTNPTHIKHLQQLIPTALTAARETLPPHAIPRHTIVLPHLPQRGPGKPDRAAIRNTLIRTQPRPENPMPE
- a CDS encoding acyltransferase family protein, giving the protein MSSHATSPSPHPSPTPTTPPRLRWIDASRAVAVILVVLFHVTIGHYYLMAWVGGLETGRWARINQILSIIRMPLLFALSGVLASGKIHRGFRRGKAILGAATNYWLYTIWLITYGIFILCMPPDFPTPHKVASLDQWLIQLWLPNTYLWYLFALSTYILLFTALRRVPPWITLTTLFILHLIAVQAWSLESALWTRAFTYAIFFGLGVHGRAILTRMASSPPLTILTAITSWAIYQPIGMTRLLSLAPPGPGYATLIALLYITLGLTAVGFVGCLVRIPHLATPLTYLGHHTLGIYTLHIPLATILNLITLGLSTGLGSTIRSIPCAVFLYPILATTIVIAGCVLLEKILRRIPTLAFLFTLPKPLAKACEHLRTTLNNTTPTRKNNTTTTPQPRTHPPAHE